From Candidatus Nanohalococcus occultus:
TTTTTCCTCGCCGTAGAACTCCGAGGACTCTTTCTTTTCGATAACCCCTACTATGTAATCGATTGTTTTTTCCGGCAAGTTGTCTGGTTCGACCCAACGGATCTCACTACATTTTTCAGGTTCTTCGTTCGTGATCTCGCCTTCCCATTCAGTGGCTTTGAAGAACAGATCGACGTACGCAGAATCACCTGTGGTTCTATGTAATACATGTACTGGTTCGAGGTCTTCGGGTTTTACTTCGACCCCTACTTCTTCTTTGGCTTCTCTAATCATTGCTTCGCTAAAAGTCTCTCCTTCATCGACGT
This genomic window contains:
- a CDS encoding NUDIX hydrolase, producing MPEDHEPKTASYVIFEKDGEILLHKRKNTGFKDGHYSLVAGHVDEGETFSEAMIREAKEEVGVEVKPEDLEPVHVLHRTTGDSAYVDLFFKATEWEGEITNEEPEKCSEIRWVEPDNLPEKTIDYIVGVIEKKESSEFYGEEK